One part of the Sciurus carolinensis chromosome 6, mSciCar1.2, whole genome shotgun sequence genome encodes these proteins:
- the Hrh2 gene encoding histamine H2 receptor isoform X1, producing MAPNGTAPSCGLESSVSKVPISLVLSVLILITVAGNVVVCLAVGLNRRLRSLTNCFIVSLAVTDLLLGLLVLPFSAIYQLSCRWSFGRVFCDIYTSLDVMLCTASILNLFMISLDRYCAVTDPLRYPVLVTPARVAVSLAFIWVISITLSFLSIHLGWNSRGETKGNGTARRCQVQVNEVYGLVDGLVTFYLPLLIMCVTYYRIFKIAREQARRINHMSSWRAVTIREHKATVALAAVLGAFIICWFPYFTVFVYRGLKGDDAVNEVFEAIVLWLGYANSALNPILYATLNRDFRTAYQQLFRCRPGGRGSHEASLRLGSSQLSRGQSRGPRWQEEKALKLQVWSGTEVTVPQGDTDRKPALSCTVCSTSLLNCCKSLWGLRILQRHQRRPSEELSVEPLPEEAPAALSQEAV from the exons ATGGCGCCCAATGGCACCGCCCCCTCCTGTGGCCTGGAGTCCTCCGTGTCCAAGGTCCCCATCAGCCTGGTGCTCTCGGTCCTCATCCTCATCACCGTCGCCGGCAACGTGGTGGTCTGCCTGGCCGTGGGCCTGAACCGCCGGCTCCGCAGCCTCACCAACTGCTTCATCGTGTCCTTGGCGGTCACCGACCTGCTCCTCGGCCTCCTGGTGCTGCCCTTCTCTGCCATCTACCAGCTGTCCTGCAGGTGGAGCTTCGGCCGGGTCTTCTGCGATATCTACACCAGCCTGGACGTGATGCTCTGCACGGCCTCCATCCTCAACCTCTTCATGATCAGCCTCGACCGCTACTGCGCCGTCACGGACCCACTTCGATACCCGGTGCTGGTCACCCCGGCTCGGGTGGCCGTCTCCCTGGCCTTCATCTGGGTCATCTCCATCACCCTGTCCTTCCTGTCTATTCACCTGGGCTGGAACAGCAGGGGTGAGACCAAGGGCAACGGCACTGCCCGCAGGTGCCAGGTGCAGGTCAACGAGGTGTACGGGCTGGTGGACGGGCTGGTCACCTTCTACCTGCCTCTCCTGATCATGTGCGTCACCTACTACCGCATCTTCAAGATCGCCCGGGAGCAGGCCCGGAGGATCAACCACATGAGCTCCTGGAGGGCCGTCACCATCAGGGAGCACAAAGCCACCGTGGCGCTGGCCGCCGTCTTGGGCGCCTTCATCATCTGCTGGTTCCCGTACTTCACGGTGTTTGTTTACCGAGGGCTGAAAGGGGACGATGCAGTCAACGAGGTGTTCGAAGCCATCGTGCTGTGGCTGGGCTATGCCAACTCGGCCCTGAACCCCATCCTGTACGCCACCCTGAACAGAGACTTCCGCACCGCCTACCAGCAGCTCTTCCGCTGCAGGCCCGGGGGCCGCGGCTCCCACGAGGCTTCCCTGAGGCTCGGCAGCTCTCAGCTGTCACGGGGCCAAAGCCGAGGACCCAGGTGGCAGGAGGAGAAAGCCCTGAAGCTGCAGGTGTGGAGCGGGACGGAAGTCACTGTGCCTCAGGGAGACACAGACAG GAAGCCGGCGCTGTCCTGCACGGTGTGCTCCaccagcctcctgaactgctgcaAGAGCCTGTGGGGGCTCCGGATCCTTCAGAGGCATCAGCGACGCCCCTCAGAGGAGCTGTCGGTGGAACCGCTGCCCGAGGAGGCCCCAGCGGCGCTGTCCCAGGAAGCTGTCTAG
- the Hrh2 gene encoding histamine H2 receptor isoform X2, translating into MAPNGTAPSCGLESSVSKVPISLVLSVLILITVAGNVVVCLAVGLNRRLRSLTNCFIVSLAVTDLLLGLLVLPFSAIYQLSCRWSFGRVFCDIYTSLDVMLCTASILNLFMISLDRYCAVTDPLRYPVLVTPARVAVSLAFIWVISITLSFLSIHLGWNSRGETKGNGTARRCQVQVNEVYGLVDGLVTFYLPLLIMCVTYYRIFKIAREQARRINHMSSWRAVTIREHKATVALAAVLGAFIICWFPYFTVFVYRGLKGDDAVNEVFEAIVLWLGYANSALNPILYATLNRDFRTAYQQLFRCRPGGRGSHEASLRLGSSQLSRGQSRGPRWQEEKALKLQVWSGTEVTVPQGDTDRALPQGSSPRTQLGRHREDPTSPS; encoded by the exons ATGGCGCCCAATGGCACCGCCCCCTCCTGTGGCCTGGAGTCCTCCGTGTCCAAGGTCCCCATCAGCCTGGTGCTCTCGGTCCTCATCCTCATCACCGTCGCCGGCAACGTGGTGGTCTGCCTGGCCGTGGGCCTGAACCGCCGGCTCCGCAGCCTCACCAACTGCTTCATCGTGTCCTTGGCGGTCACCGACCTGCTCCTCGGCCTCCTGGTGCTGCCCTTCTCTGCCATCTACCAGCTGTCCTGCAGGTGGAGCTTCGGCCGGGTCTTCTGCGATATCTACACCAGCCTGGACGTGATGCTCTGCACGGCCTCCATCCTCAACCTCTTCATGATCAGCCTCGACCGCTACTGCGCCGTCACGGACCCACTTCGATACCCGGTGCTGGTCACCCCGGCTCGGGTGGCCGTCTCCCTGGCCTTCATCTGGGTCATCTCCATCACCCTGTCCTTCCTGTCTATTCACCTGGGCTGGAACAGCAGGGGTGAGACCAAGGGCAACGGCACTGCCCGCAGGTGCCAGGTGCAGGTCAACGAGGTGTACGGGCTGGTGGACGGGCTGGTCACCTTCTACCTGCCTCTCCTGATCATGTGCGTCACCTACTACCGCATCTTCAAGATCGCCCGGGAGCAGGCCCGGAGGATCAACCACATGAGCTCCTGGAGGGCCGTCACCATCAGGGAGCACAAAGCCACCGTGGCGCTGGCCGCCGTCTTGGGCGCCTTCATCATCTGCTGGTTCCCGTACTTCACGGTGTTTGTTTACCGAGGGCTGAAAGGGGACGATGCAGTCAACGAGGTGTTCGAAGCCATCGTGCTGTGGCTGGGCTATGCCAACTCGGCCCTGAACCCCATCCTGTACGCCACCCTGAACAGAGACTTCCGCACCGCCTACCAGCAGCTCTTCCGCTGCAGGCCCGGGGGCCGCGGCTCCCACGAGGCTTCCCTGAGGCTCGGCAGCTCTCAGCTGTCACGGGGCCAAAGCCGAGGACCCAGGTGGCAGGAGGAGAAAGCCCTGAAGCTGCAGGTGTGGAGCGGGACGGAAGTCACTGTGCCTCAGGGAGACACAGACAG GGCCCTTCCTCAGGGATCCAGCCCCAGGACACAACTTGGCCGTCACAGGGAGGATCCAACCAGCCCCTCTTGA
- the Hrh2 gene encoding histamine H2 receptor isoform X3 — MAPNGTAPSCGLESSVSKVPISLVLSVLILITVAGNVVVCLAVGLNRRLRSLTNCFIVSLAVTDLLLGLLVLPFSAIYQLSCRWSFGRVFCDIYTSLDVMLCTASILNLFMISLDRYCAVTDPLRYPVLVTPARVAVSLAFIWVISITLSFLSIHLGWNSRGETKGNGTARRCQVQVNEVYGLVDGLVTFYLPLLIMCVTYYRIFKIAREQARRINHMSSWRAVTIREHKATVALAAVLGAFIICWFPYFTVFVYRGLKGDDAVNEVFEAIVLWLGYANSALNPILYATLNRDFRTAYQQLFRCRPGGRGSHEASLRLGSSQLSRGQSRGPRWQEEKALKLQVWSGTEVTVPQGDTDREFGE, encoded by the exons ATGGCGCCCAATGGCACCGCCCCCTCCTGTGGCCTGGAGTCCTCCGTGTCCAAGGTCCCCATCAGCCTGGTGCTCTCGGTCCTCATCCTCATCACCGTCGCCGGCAACGTGGTGGTCTGCCTGGCCGTGGGCCTGAACCGCCGGCTCCGCAGCCTCACCAACTGCTTCATCGTGTCCTTGGCGGTCACCGACCTGCTCCTCGGCCTCCTGGTGCTGCCCTTCTCTGCCATCTACCAGCTGTCCTGCAGGTGGAGCTTCGGCCGGGTCTTCTGCGATATCTACACCAGCCTGGACGTGATGCTCTGCACGGCCTCCATCCTCAACCTCTTCATGATCAGCCTCGACCGCTACTGCGCCGTCACGGACCCACTTCGATACCCGGTGCTGGTCACCCCGGCTCGGGTGGCCGTCTCCCTGGCCTTCATCTGGGTCATCTCCATCACCCTGTCCTTCCTGTCTATTCACCTGGGCTGGAACAGCAGGGGTGAGACCAAGGGCAACGGCACTGCCCGCAGGTGCCAGGTGCAGGTCAACGAGGTGTACGGGCTGGTGGACGGGCTGGTCACCTTCTACCTGCCTCTCCTGATCATGTGCGTCACCTACTACCGCATCTTCAAGATCGCCCGGGAGCAGGCCCGGAGGATCAACCACATGAGCTCCTGGAGGGCCGTCACCATCAGGGAGCACAAAGCCACCGTGGCGCTGGCCGCCGTCTTGGGCGCCTTCATCATCTGCTGGTTCCCGTACTTCACGGTGTTTGTTTACCGAGGGCTGAAAGGGGACGATGCAGTCAACGAGGTGTTCGAAGCCATCGTGCTGTGGCTGGGCTATGCCAACTCGGCCCTGAACCCCATCCTGTACGCCACCCTGAACAGAGACTTCCGCACCGCCTACCAGCAGCTCTTCCGCTGCAGGCCCGGGGGCCGCGGCTCCCACGAGGCTTCCCTGAGGCTCGGCAGCTCTCAGCTGTCACGGGGCCAAAGCCGAGGACCCAGGTGGCAGGAGGAGAAAGCCCTGAAGCTGCAGGTGTGGAGCGGGACGGAAGTCACTGTGCCTCAGGGAGACACAGACAG AGAGTTTGGGGAGTGA